One region of Flavobacterium sp. KACC 22763 genomic DNA includes:
- a CDS encoding alpha/beta fold hydrolase, whose translation MLININGNNLYAEHFYGFENRPTIVFLHDSLGCVELWRDFPKQIAEVSQCNILIYDRLGYGKSDPMPTYVRPLNYLELEADILNTILEKLKIENAILFGHSDGGSIALIAASKYPQRIKMVICEAAHIFAEEITLNGIREAVIAYQNTNLPERLQKYHGNKTETIFKAWTETWLSADFRNWNIENLLHEIKSPLLFIQGEKDEYGTLDQVRKTINAVSGKTEKYIIPNVGHTPHKEAPKTVLDKIAAFMAENY comes from the coding sequence ATGTTAATCAATATAAACGGAAATAATCTCTACGCAGAACATTTTTATGGTTTTGAAAATCGCCCTACAATTGTATTTCTTCACGATTCTTTAGGTTGTGTAGAACTTTGGAGAGATTTTCCAAAACAGATTGCTGAGGTTTCTCAATGTAATATTTTAATTTATGATAGATTAGGATATGGGAAATCTGACCCAATGCCGACTTATGTTCGTCCTTTAAATTATCTAGAATTAGAAGCTGACATTTTAAATACTATTCTAGAAAAGCTAAAAATTGAAAATGCTATTTTATTTGGGCACAGCGATGGAGGTTCGATTGCATTGATTGCTGCAAGTAAATATCCGCAACGCATTAAAATGGTTATTTGTGAAGCGGCACATATTTTTGCTGAAGAAATTACGCTTAATGGTATTCGTGAGGCTGTCATTGCGTATCAAAACACAAACTTGCCTGAAAGACTTCAGAAATATCACGGAAACAAAACGGAAACTATTTTTAAAGCTTGGACTGAAACATGGCTCAGCGCCGATTTTAGAAATTGGAACATTGAAAACCTTCTCCATGAAATCAAATCTCCGTTACTATTTATTCAAGGCGAAAAAGATGAATACGGAACTTTAGATCAAGTCAGAAAAACGATAAATGCGGTATCTGGAAAAACTGAAAAATATATCATACCAAACGTTGGACATACTCCACACAAGGAAGCTCCAAAAACTGTTTTAGATAAAATCGCTGCATTTATGGCAGAGAACTACTAA
- a CDS encoding EamA family transporter, with the protein MNKYIIIVALGALSFGMLSSFAKIAYGEGYSPAEITLTQALAGTIILWSIVIFRKLKNGTKLVLNWKLLLAGTTMGSSAYTYYLSVAYIPASLAIVLLMQITWLSILVDWIFFKKKPNSVEVGSALFIILGTVLAGNLLDLNNAAISFTGIALSLLSAILYTLYIVFTSKIGKETPMFEKSALMTSGSAMIIFLINCEAITTSTHLDFGLLQWGTFLAIFGTVIPPICFTVGMPKIGASLSSVLLTLELPAAVFCAHIILGEKVTFLQIVGIAIMLGSIVYLNVSKAKKEKVIQNETAIC; encoded by the coding sequence ATGAACAAATATATTATCATTGTAGCTTTGGGCGCATTAAGTTTCGGAATGCTTTCTTCTTTTGCTAAAATCGCATACGGAGAAGGTTATTCTCCTGCCGAAATCACTTTGACACAAGCACTTGCAGGAACCATAATTTTATGGTCAATCGTAATTTTCAGGAAGCTCAAAAATGGCACTAAACTGGTGTTAAACTGGAAATTACTTTTGGCGGGAACCACAATGGGGTCTTCTGCCTATACCTATTATTTATCTGTAGCCTATATTCCCGCTTCTTTGGCGATTGTTTTATTAATGCAGATTACGTGGCTTAGCATTTTGGTTGATTGGATATTTTTTAAGAAAAAGCCCAATTCAGTTGAGGTTGGTTCTGCACTTTTTATCATTTTAGGAACTGTTCTTGCAGGGAATCTTTTAGATCTAAACAATGCTGCTATTTCTTTTACAGGAATCGCTTTGAGCTTATTATCGGCAATCCTTTATACTTTATATATTGTTTTCACAAGCAAAATTGGCAAAGAAACGCCAATGTTTGAAAAAAGTGCTTTAATGACCAGTGGTTCTGCCATGATTATATTTTTAATCAACTGCGAAGCGATTACCACTAGCACGCATTTAGATTTTGGGTTGTTGCAATGGGGAACATTCTTAGCCATTTTCGGAACTGTGATTCCGCCAATCTGTTTTACAGTCGGAATGCCTAAAATTGGTGCGAGTTTGAGTTCAGTCTTATTAACGCTAGAATTGCCTGCTGCCGTTTTTTGTGCACATATTATATTGGGCGAAAAAGTCACCTTTCTGCAAATTGTCGGCATTGCAATAATGCTTGGCTCAATTGTTTATCTTAATGTTTCGAAAGCTAAAAAAGAAAAAGTAATCCAAAACGAAACCGCGATATGTTAA
- a CDS encoding Lrp/AsnC family transcriptional regulator, producing MQELSKQEIELLRILQENARFDITDLTERLNMSRTSVYDRIKKLENEGYIKDYVAIIDPKKVGLNFTVIINVSLNSQRLELVEEFSRQVAALDEVVEGYVTGGIFDYVLKVVVKDPESFNDFIRKLSDIPNISKVQSSFVMSYIKQSTKLHF from the coding sequence ATGCAAGAATTAAGCAAACAAGAAATAGAGTTACTTCGAATCCTTCAGGAGAATGCAAGATTTGATATTACAGATTTGACGGAAAGACTCAACATGTCGAGAACTTCGGTTTATGATAGAATAAAAAAACTGGAAAACGAAGGTTACATTAAAGATTATGTGGCGATAATTGACCCGAAAAAGGTAGGGTTAAATTTTACAGTAATTATAAATGTTTCTCTAAACAGTCAGCGTTTAGAATTGGTTGAAGAATTTTCGAGACAAGTTGCGGCACTCGATGAGGTTGTTGAAGGATATGTAACTGGAGGAATCTTCGATTATGTTCTAAAGGTTGTGGTGAAAGATCCCGAATCGTTTAACGATTTTATCAGAAAGCTTTCGGATATTCCTAATATTAGTAAAGTACAGAGTTCGTTTGTAATGAGTTATATCAAACAATCTACTAAATTGCATTTTTAG
- a CDS encoding tetratricopeptide repeat protein has protein sequence MESTKKIPSDKIYNELENVLKFYSFKNSTLLSNFLRYIVTETIDERQQFIKEYSIAVNALSRPSHFNPHDDAMVRIHAGRLRKLLHEYYSTDGKDNPLIIHVPKGGYVPEFVHNNKPRPTDLPISTTKTNPVITVFPFKTIAHRPDLEAFSQILSEEISAELSRFQDISVIGHFSSDSIAKINENVLEAANLLGADFIITGHIQIISNKLQIRVNLIDSSSGKFILTKLFTPATLDDGIRIQNEIVRDIVSTMGGYYGVIFNEIVKTAPSKISNNTGILRAICSYHEYQRSYSIENFAKALSNLTEAVELDPNHAIAWAMLGEMHLASIALGLDNSKKTVEKSSHCITKALNIDPNCQQAWYALAIINCFKKDQDNCLSATEQCLKINPNSSGITSGIGCVLIFAGYFEKGFNLLENAIRINLSHPWWINVGYCYYYIHKKEYQKSLYWAEKMDFGETIWDPLLKAVSLSLLSEDAKAKIYLNNLLELQPQTATEIKEMLSSFMFSDEIVFRIINSLKRIGLKNDF, from the coding sequence ATGGAGTCTACAAAAAAAATCCCCTCGGATAAAATCTATAATGAACTGGAGAATGTTTTAAAGTTTTATTCTTTTAAAAACTCAACACTGTTAAGTAACTTTCTGCGCTATATTGTGACAGAAACTATAGATGAAAGACAGCAGTTTATCAAAGAATATTCTATAGCTGTAAATGCTTTAAGCAGACCTTCTCATTTTAATCCTCATGATGACGCCATGGTTCGAATTCATGCAGGACGCTTAAGAAAATTGCTTCATGAGTATTATTCTACAGACGGAAAAGACAATCCGCTAATTATTCATGTCCCAAAAGGCGGTTATGTTCCAGAATTTGTTCATAATAATAAACCGAGACCTACTGATCTCCCTATCAGTACCACTAAAACCAATCCTGTGATTACGGTTTTTCCTTTTAAAACAATTGCCCACCGTCCAGATCTAGAAGCCTTTTCGCAAATTCTTTCTGAAGAAATCAGTGCAGAACTTTCACGTTTTCAGGATATCTCTGTAATCGGCCATTTCTCTTCTGATAGTATTGCAAAAATTAATGAAAATGTTCTAGAAGCTGCCAATCTTCTCGGAGCAGACTTTATTATCACAGGACATATTCAAATTATCAGCAACAAACTGCAGATCAGAGTCAATTTGATAGACTCATCCTCAGGAAAGTTTATATTGACCAAATTGTTTACACCTGCCACTCTAGATGATGGCATTAGAATTCAAAATGAAATTGTGAGAGATATTGTTTCTACTATGGGCGGATATTATGGTGTTATTTTTAATGAAATAGTAAAAACTGCCCCTTCTAAAATTTCAAATAACACTGGTATTTTAAGAGCAATCTGCAGTTATCACGAATATCAGCGTTCCTATTCTATCGAAAATTTTGCTAAAGCGCTCTCCAATTTAACTGAAGCTGTAGAATTAGACCCTAACCATGCAATTGCTTGGGCAATGCTGGGCGAAATGCATTTAGCTTCTATTGCCTTGGGATTAGACAATTCCAAAAAAACGGTAGAAAAAAGCAGTCATTGTATTACAAAAGCTCTAAATATTGATCCTAATTGCCAGCAGGCTTGGTATGCACTGGCCATTATAAACTGCTTTAAAAAAGATCAGGACAATTGTCTATCAGCAACAGAACAATGTTTGAAAATAAATCCTAATTCGTCTGGTATTACTTCAGGAATAGGCTGTGTGTTGATTTTTGCAGGTTATTTTGAAAAAGGTTTTAATTTATTAGAAAATGCAATCCGTATTAACCTTTCACATCCATGGTGGATTAATGTTGGATATTGTTATTACTACATCCACAAAAAAGAATACCAAAAGTCTTTATATTGGGCTGAAAAAATGGATTTTGGCGAAACCATTTGGGATCCGTTGCTAAAAGCTGTTTCTTTATCTCTCTTAAGTGAAGATGCAAAAGCGAAAATCTATTTAAATAACCTTCTGGAACTACAGCCTCAGACAGCAACAGAAATAAAAGAAATGCTTTCTAGTTTTATGTTTTCTGACGAAATTGTTTTTAGAATTATAAACAGCTTAAAAAGAATTGGACTAAAAAATGACTTTTAA
- a CDS encoding DcaP family trimeric outer membrane transporter has translation MKKRFLQMTAMRHSVLIICFLISTFVQAQDEGNKSMEIYGFIMTDIGYNFNQIQSDWYDVVRPTKLPAFKNEYGPDGSYYASVRQTRLGFKNYFDTGIGELKTHFEFELFGTGVDAGQTTFRLRHAYAELGKFGAGQTWSPFMDIGVFPNSLEYWGPTGMVFFRNIQIRYMPIQGDTRLTIALERPGASADQGDYANRVELQGVKARFPLPDLTAEYHHATKWGYVELAGIVRKIEWKDQNNDQYNLSGDAVGWGLNLSTNINFSKNDVFRGQVVYGEGIQNYMNDAPVDIGIENNFGNPVTPVKGVALPLVGVVAFLDHNWSDKFSTAIGYSMIDIDNSDGQTDEAFKKGQYVLGNLLYTPVKNCMVGVEFQWGNRENFNDGWSTSINKIQFSFRYNFSQSFYKRNQ, from the coding sequence ATGAAAAAAAGGTTTTTGCAAATGACAGCTATGAGGCATAGTGTCCTCATAATTTGTTTCCTCATTTCCACTTTTGTTCAGGCTCAAGATGAAGGGAATAAAAGCATGGAAATCTACGGATTTATTATGACCGATATTGGTTATAATTTTAATCAGATACAATCAGATTGGTACGATGTGGTGAGACCGACAAAACTGCCCGCTTTTAAAAACGAATATGGACCAGATGGCAGTTACTACGCTTCTGTTCGCCAAACTAGATTAGGGTTTAAAAATTATTTTGATACAGGAATTGGCGAATTAAAAACTCATTTTGAATTCGAATTGTTCGGTACAGGTGTCGATGCAGGACAAACTACTTTTCGTCTGCGCCATGCTTATGCTGAATTAGGAAAATTTGGAGCTGGACAAACCTGGAGCCCTTTTATGGATATTGGCGTATTCCCAAATTCTCTAGAATATTGGGGACCAACCGGAATGGTGTTTTTTAGAAATATTCAAATTCGCTATATGCCAATTCAAGGCGATACCCGTTTAACCATTGCATTAGAAAGACCTGGAGCAAGTGCCGATCAGGGAGATTATGCAAATCGTGTGGAACTGCAAGGAGTAAAGGCAAGATTTCCGTTGCCAGATCTTACGGCTGAGTACCATCATGCTACCAAATGGGGTTATGTCGAGTTAGCTGGTATAGTTCGAAAAATTGAATGGAAAGATCAGAATAATGACCAATATAACTTGTCTGGAGATGCAGTGGGTTGGGGACTTAATTTAAGTACTAATATCAATTTTAGTAAAAATGATGTTTTTAGAGGGCAGGTTGTATATGGAGAAGGAATTCAAAACTACATGAATGATGCTCCCGTTGATATAGGTATCGAAAACAATTTTGGTAATCCTGTAACTCCTGTAAAAGGTGTTGCGCTTCCGCTAGTTGGTGTTGTTGCTTTCTTAGATCATAACTGGAGTGATAAATTTAGTACTGCAATTGGATATTCTATGATTGACATCGATAACTCAGACGGACAAACTGATGAAGCTTTTAAAAAGGGACAGTACGTGTTGGGAAATCTTTTATACACTCCCGTGAAAAATTGTATGGTAGGTGTGGAATTTCAGTGGGGTAACCGCGAAAATTTCAATGACGGTTGGAGTACTTCAATAAATAAAATACAGTTTTCTTTTAGATATAATTTTTCGCAATCATTTTATAAAAGAAATCAGTAA
- a CDS encoding aspartate ammonia-lyase, with protein MCKTVQYLLLFGLSLGSLNAQTRTEKDLLGEKQIPANAYYGVQTARALENFQISSLTTQSYPDYVKAFAMVKLAAARANADVGRLKKDRLAAIEKACQAVIDGKYHDQFLVDLYQGGAGTSANMNVNEVLANIALELSGHKKGEYQYIEPHDDLNMGQSTNDVYPTAIKVALLLHNDKLLKEADLLAKAFHKKGDEFKDVLKMGRTEGQDAVPMTVGQEFHAFGNQLDAEISALKKSEVYLCEQNMGATAIGTGITASPGYAEKVAAHLAKITGKPIVMSKDLIAATTSQQGFVMYSSTLKSMAVALAKISSDLIILASGPRTGFFEINLPALQPGSSIMPGKVNPVMPELMNQLCFKVMGNDLTVTIAAQSGLLQLNAFEPVQAIAMMESQGLFFKAMPLFRKNCIDGITVNKDVLAHYMDRSVGVVTALNPVLGYEKTTELAKEALATNKGILELIREKKLLTEDQIKKLLDPATLTGQK; from the coding sequence ATGTGTAAAACTGTACAATACCTGCTATTGTTCGGACTGTCATTAGGCAGTCTTAATGCTCAGACCCGAACAGAAAAAGATCTTCTAGGAGAAAAACAAATCCCGGCAAATGCTTATTACGGTGTGCAGACCGCACGTGCGTTAGAAAATTTTCAGATAAGTAGCTTGACTACGCAATCTTATCCTGACTATGTAAAAGCTTTTGCAATGGTTAAACTAGCTGCGGCACGTGCCAATGCTGATGTCGGCCGACTTAAAAAAGATAGGCTGGCTGCCATAGAAAAAGCTTGTCAGGCAGTAATTGATGGTAAATATCATGATCAATTTTTGGTTGATTTGTACCAAGGAGGTGCTGGTACTTCTGCAAATATGAATGTGAATGAAGTTTTGGCCAATATTGCACTGGAACTGAGCGGACATAAAAAAGGAGAATATCAATACATTGAACCTCACGATGATCTTAATATGGGGCAATCAACCAACGATGTGTATCCAACAGCTATAAAAGTGGCATTACTGCTTCATAATGACAAACTGCTTAAAGAAGCAGATCTTTTGGCTAAAGCTTTCCATAAAAAAGGTGATGAATTTAAAGATGTTTTAAAAATGGGAAGAACCGAAGGACAGGATGCTGTACCAATGACGGTAGGTCAGGAATTTCATGCTTTCGGTAACCAGCTTGATGCAGAGATTAGTGCTTTGAAAAAATCTGAAGTTTATCTATGCGAACAAAATATGGGAGCTACTGCGATCGGGACAGGAATTACAGCTTCTCCTGGTTATGCAGAAAAAGTAGCTGCACATTTGGCAAAAATTACAGGAAAACCAATTGTAATGAGCAAAGATCTTATTGCGGCTACAACAAGCCAGCAAGGATTTGTAATGTATTCTTCTACGCTTAAAAGTATGGCGGTTGCGCTGGCAAAAATAAGTAGCGATTTGATCATTTTAGCTTCTGGGCCACGTACAGGTTTTTTCGAGATCAATTTGCCTGCACTTCAGCCGGGATCTTCAATTATGCCAGGAAAAGTAAATCCGGTTATGCCAGAACTTATGAACCAATTGTGTTTTAAAGTAATGGGGAATGATCTCACGGTAACAATTGCCGCGCAATCTGGTTTATTGCAGTTAAATGCTTTTGAGCCTGTTCAAGCCATTGCCATGATGGAATCTCAAGGGCTGTTTTTTAAAGCAATGCCATTGTTTAGAAAAAATTGTATCGATGGCATTACGGTAAACAAAGACGTTTTGGCGCATTATATGGATCGAAGTGTTGGTGTTGTAACTGCTCTGAATCCTGTTTTGGGTTACGAAAAAACAACTGAACTAGCCAAAGAAGCATTGGCAACCAATAAAGGTATTCTGGAACTTATACGCGAAAAGAAATTGCTGACAGAAGATCAAATTAAAAAACTGCTTGATCCAGCAACTTTAACAGGCCAAAAATAA
- a CDS encoding type II asparaginase has product MKLNINFCKKIILLLILSLNISMFGQAKPKVLILATGGTIAGSAKTGVQSGYTSGQVTIDAMVNAIPDALKVADIKGEQIANVGSQDMSFEIMLKVANRINELANSNDVDGFVITHGTDTMEETAFFLNLTTKTDKPVVLVGSMRPSTAISADGPLNLYNAIAVAGDPKAKGRGVLLVMNDWIHSAQSLTKVSTTAVQTFMSPLRGLIGITSYGTNDFFNYPSQKFGKNSEFDVKGVSTFPRVDIIYADADMKPDLIDASIERGAKGIVIAGVGNGNMNKASLDACARASKKGIIVVRSTRVATGLVSRNVECNDDELGLIASYALNPQKSRILLSVALLKQRSLAELQKIFEEY; this is encoded by the coding sequence ATGAAATTAAATATCAACTTTTGCAAAAAAATAATTTTACTGCTGATACTGTCATTAAACATCAGCATGTTCGGACAGGCTAAGCCTAAGGTTTTAATCTTGGCAACAGGAGGAACAATTGCAGGTTCTGCTAAAACAGGAGTACAATCAGGATATACTTCGGGTCAGGTTACCATTGATGCAATGGTAAATGCAATTCCAGATGCTTTAAAAGTGGCCGATATAAAAGGCGAGCAAATTGCGAATGTTGGATCTCAGGATATGTCATTTGAAATTATGCTGAAAGTAGCCAATCGAATTAATGAATTAGCCAATAGTAATGATGTAGACGGTTTTGTAATTACGCACGGAACTGATACGATGGAAGAAACGGCCTTTTTTTTAAATCTCACTACAAAAACAGATAAACCAGTAGTGCTTGTAGGATCAATGCGTCCATCAACAGCAATTAGTGCAGACGGACCTTTAAATCTTTATAATGCTATTGCAGTAGCTGGTGATCCTAAAGCAAAAGGACGCGGAGTGCTTTTGGTAATGAATGACTGGATTCATTCGGCTCAATCTTTAACAAAAGTAAGTACCACGGCCGTTCAAACTTTTATGTCTCCGCTTCGTGGACTTATTGGTATTACTTCTTACGGAACAAACGATTTCTTTAATTATCCAAGTCAAAAATTTGGAAAAAACTCAGAATTTGATGTGAAAGGCGTTAGCACTTTTCCTCGCGTAGATATTATTTATGCCGATGCAGATATGAAACCAGATTTAATTGATGCTTCAATAGAACGCGGCGCCAAAGGAATTGTAATTGCTGGAGTAGGAAACGGAAACATGAACAAAGCTTCTCTAGACGCTTGTGCAAGGGCGAGCAAAAAAGGAATTATCGTAGTTCGAAGCACGCGCGTTGCAACTGGACTTGTAAGCCGTAATGTAGAATGCAATGATGATGAACTTGGACTTATTGCTTCATACGCTTTGAATCCGCAAAAATCTAGAATCTTATTGTCAGTGGCATTGCTGAAACAGAGAAGTTTAGCAGAACTCCAAAAGATATTCGAAGAGTATTAA
- a CDS encoding YybH family protein — translation MKSKIITRGVLAGFCALLISCNTKKDENTVIDLKEVKKQIQAKENEYAATYNAGQLKEIGYYADDAITFYQNRPPIIGKEARYEFLKSDLTDNTNTISFETKEVFVSHDGNMVVEVGYYKVTDSTKTPINTGNYMSFFEKRDGKYVCVRDMSASDGLVE, via the coding sequence ATGAAAAGTAAAATAATTACAAGAGGGGTTCTTGCAGGATTCTGTGCTTTATTGATTTCCTGCAATACAAAAAAGGACGAAAATACTGTAATTGACTTAAAGGAAGTTAAGAAGCAAATTCAAGCAAAAGAAAATGAATATGCCGCAACATACAATGCTGGTCAGCTAAAAGAGATAGGGTATTATGCAGACGATGCGATAACTTTTTATCAGAACAGACCACCGATTATTGGTAAAGAAGCGAGATATGAATTTTTGAAATCTGATTTAACTGATAACACCAATACGATATCATTTGAAACCAAAGAAGTTTTTGTTTCTCATGATGGAAATATGGTTGTGGAAGTAGGATATTATAAAGTAACAGATTCTACCAAAACACCAATTAATACAGGAAACTATATGAGCTTTTTTGAAAAAAGAGATGGCAAATATGTATGTGTAAGAGACATGAGTGCTTCTGATGGATTGGTAGAGTAA